From a region of the Zingiber officinale cultivar Zhangliang chromosome 10B, Zo_v1.1, whole genome shotgun sequence genome:
- the LOC122030269 gene encoding probable rhamnogalacturonate lyase B — MMAPIGVSLGVKDGRIMIDNGILQLTLSNPGGLITGIRYNDIDNVLEVHNEERNRGYWDSVWNEPGGPGIFEVIEGTRFQIITQDDNQVEVSFTRRWDTSLQGKFVPLHIDKRFVVLRGCSGFYTYAIYEHREGWPDFDMAETRVAFKLRKDKFHYMAIADNRQRIMPMPEDRMPPRGRQLAYQEAVLLLDPTNKDLKGEVDDKYQYSCEDKDIRVHGWICSKPHVGFWQITPTDEFRIGGPVKQELTSHVGPTTLAMFMSAHYAGENLVPKFRNGEYWKKVFGPVFIYLNFSTDDADPQVLWEDAKLQAEIEVESWPYQFPASEDFQKSEERGCITGRLLVCDKFMDEDYMDANSAFVGLALPGEAGSWQTECKGYQFWSRADEAGNFSIKNVRTGEYNLYGWVPGFIGDYRSEITIHVSSGSQINLGNLIYEPPRDGPTLWEIGIPDRSAAEFFVPDPKPEWVNKLYVDHPDRFRQYGLWERYTDLYPDTDLVYTVGVSDYSKDWFFAHVTRKTDDKDNQYQPTTWQIKFQIDNIDQMGTYKLRVAIASANFSELQIRFNDSETNPPHFTTRLIGRDNAIARHGIHGLYWLFNVEVQSIWLVQGDNTIYLTQSRSGSPFRGIMYDYIRMEGPPPTNTTM, encoded by the exons ATGATGGCGCCTATCGGCGTGAGCTTAGGAGTGAAAGATGGACGG ATCATGATAGACAATGGCATTCTGCAACTGACCTTGTCAAATCCTGGGGGACTTATCACTGGAATCAGATACAATGACATTGATAATGTCTTAGAAGTTCACAACGAAGAACGGAACCGAGG ATATTGGGATTCGGTGTGGAATGAACCTGGGGGTCCTGGCATATTCGAAGT AATCGAAGGAACCCGGTTTCAAATCATAACCCAAGACGACAATCAGGTTGAAGTGTCATTTACAAGAAGGTGGGACACTTCACTGCAGGGCAAGTTTGTTCCTTTACACATTGATAAAAG GTTTGTCGTGCTTCGCGGCTGCTCAGGGTTCTACACATATGCAATCTATGAGCACCGAGAAGGATGGCCTGACTTTGATATGGCTGAAACTAGGGTAGCCTTCAAGCTTAGGAAAGATAA GTTTCATTACATGGCAATAGCAGATAACAGACAAAGGATCATGCCGATGCCTGAAGATCGCATGCCTCCTAGGGGACGACAGTTAGCATATCAGGAGGCTGTTCTCCTACTTGACCCAACCAATAAAGATTTGAAAGGAGAG GTTGATGACAAGTACCAATATTCTTGTGAAGACAAAGACATAAGGGTCCATGGATGGATATGTTCTAAACCTCATGTTGGATTTTGGCAAATCACACCTACCGATGAGTTCCGAATAGGAGGGCCTGTTAAGCAAGAACTAACATCTCATGTTGGCCCTACAACCCTTGCT ATGTTTATGAGTGCTCATTATGCTGGAGAGAATCTTGTGCCTAAGTTTAGGAATGGTGAATACTGGAAGAAGGTTTTTGGTCCTGTTTTCATCTACCTTAATTTTTCTACAGATGATGCAGATCCACAAGTTCTTTGGGAGGATGCAAAACTTCAG GCAGAGATTGAAGTGGAGAGTTGGCCATATCAATTTCCAGCTTCAGAGGATTTCCAAAAAAGTGAGGAAAGAGGTTGTATCACAGGGAGATTACTCGTTTGCGATAA GTTCATGGATGAAGACTATATGGATGCAAATTCTGCTTTTGTTGGTTTAGCATTACCAGGGGAAGCTGGGTCCTGGCAAACAGAGTGCAAG GGATATCAATTTTGGAGCAGAGCAGACGAAGCAGGCAATTTCTCTATTAAAAATGTGAGAACGGGAGAGTATAATTTGTATGGATGGGTTCCTGGTTTTATCGGAGATTACAGATCAGAAATCACTATACATGTTAGTTCAG GTAGTCAGATTAATTTAGGTAATCTTATCTATGAACCTCCAAGAGATGGTCCTACATTATGGGAAATAGgtattcctgatcggtctgctgctGAGTTCTTCGTTCCGGATCCTAAACCTGAATGGGTTAACAAACTCTATGTCGATCATCCTGATAG ATTTCGACAATATGGCTTATGGGAAAGATACACTGACCTATATCCTGACACTGATCTGGTTTACACTGTTGGTGTTAGCGACTACAGCAAAGATTGGTTCTTTGCGCATGTTACTAG AAAGACTGATGATAAAGACAATCAATATCAACCAACAACATGGCAAATAAAGTTTCAAATCGACAACATCGATCAAATGGGAACCTATAAGCTTCGTGTGGCAATTGCATCTGCTAACTTCTCTGAGTTACAA ATTCGTTTCAATGACTCGGAAACGAATCCTCCGCACTTCACGACGAGGCTAATTGGCAGAGACAATGCGATTGCCAGACATGGAATCCATGGCTTGTATTGGTTGTTCAATGTGGAAGTGCAAAGCATATGGCTTGTTCAAGGGGATAACACAATCTATTTAACTCAATCGAGGTCTGGGAGTCCTTTTAGGGGAATCATGTATGATTATATTAGGATGGAAGGTCCCCCTCCAACAAACACAACAATGTAA